A genome region from Anolis carolinensis isolate JA03-04 chromosome 6, rAnoCar3.1.pri, whole genome shotgun sequence includes the following:
- the LOC134292647 gene encoding monocarboxylate transporter 13-like: MTSKDFTSFCLTFPVLSFFCWPRKTPDVMAPDGGWGWMVVLAGFIQTALVFGVIRSFGVFFVEFVAYFGETSSAVSWVVSAGVATLQFASPMGSALSARFGGRPVVMAGGSLASLGLLLASFSTSLTHLYLSVGLVAGLGWALVFSPSIAAVSCYFNKRRSLATGLAVSGAGISSLAFSPFFQYLLDVYGWRGALVLISGMSLNLVASGALLRPLVSEGELDVPEKPSGASCLETLSSLFSLGLLRHGSFMRYVLVFVLVDAGYFVPYAHLVAHAREKGCDEYQAAFVMSTAAVSDIFGRVLAGWLADAKVFARLVHSLTLWTLLTGLSLTLLPLGHGFSSLVPLGLGYGFFAGALVPLQFTTLVEVVGTGDLLGAIGLMHMLESVGALLGAPLSGWLRDMTGDYTASFVASGVFLLAGALVLLTLPNFFSRSKVSRTRTKKPSAALDPEILELTQRKRDLFKVEGD; the protein is encoded by the exons GATTTTACCTCCTTCTGCCTTACTTTtccagttctttctttcttttgttggcCTAGGAAGACTCCAGATGTGATGGCTCCGGACGGCGGATGGGGATGGATGGTGGTCCTGGCCGGGTTCATCCAGACGGCGCTGGTTTTCGGGGTGATCCGTTCTTTCGGGGTCTTCTTTGTGGAGTTTGTGGCCTATTTCGGGGAAACCTCCAGCGCCGTCTCCTGGGTGGTTTCCGCCGGAGTGGCCACCCTACAGTTTGCAA GCCCAATGGGGAGTGCGCTCAGTGCCCGCTTCGGGGGGCGTCCGGTGGTGATGGCCGGGGGTTCGCTTGCCAGCCTGGGGTTACTGCTAGCCTCCTTCTCCACCAGCCTCACTCACCTGTATCTGAGTGTTGGCCTGGTTGCAG GCCTGGGCTGGGCCTTGGTCTTCAGCCCATCCATTGCTGCCGTGTCGTGTTATTTCAACAAACGTCGCTCGCTGGCCACCGGTTTGGCCGTCTCTGGCGCCGGCATCTCCTCCTTGgctttttctcccttcttccaATACCTGCTTGATGTCTATGGATGGCGAGGAGCCCTCGTTTTGATATCTGGGATGTCTCTTAACTTGGTGGCATCTGGCGCTTTGCTCCGGCCTTTGGTTTCGGAAGGAGAACTAGACGTCCCGGAGAAACCCAGTGGTGCCAGCTGTTTGGAGACCCTGTCCTCCCTCTTCTCGCTGGGGCTCTTGCGCCATGGTTCCTTCATGCGCTACGTTCTGGTCTTTGTCCTGGTCGACGCTGGCTATTTCGTGCCCTACGCCCACTTGGTGGCCCATGCCAGGGAGAAGGGCTGCGACGAATACCAGGCTGCTTTCGTCATGTCCACTGCGGCCGTTTCGGACATCTTCGGCCGGGTCTTGGCCGGCTGGCTGGCGGATGCCAAAGTCTTTGCCCGCCTGGTGCACAGCCTCACGCTCTGGACGCTCCTGACAGGGCTCTCCCTCACCCTGCTCCCCTTGGGACACGGCTTTTCCTCCTTGGTGCCCCTTGGCCTCGGATACGGATTCTTCGCGGGAGCCCTGGTGCCGCTCCAGTTCACCACTTTGGTGGAAGTTGTAGGCACCGGAGACTTGCTCGGCGCCATCGGACTCATGCACATGCTGGAAAGCGTTGGCGCTTTGCTGGGAGCCCCACTTTCAG GGTGGCTGAGGGACATGACCGGGGACTACACCGCCTCTTTCGTGGCCTCCGGGGTCTTCCTCCTGGCCGGCGCCTTGGTCCTTTTGACCTTGCCAAACTTCTTCTCTCGTTCCAAGGTGTCCAGAACCAGAACCAAGAAACCCTCGGCAGCTTTGGACCCGGAGATACTTGAATTGACCCAACGGAAGAGAGACTTATTCAAGGTTGAAGGAGACTAG